The following proteins are encoded in a genomic region of Sorangiineae bacterium MSr12523:
- a CDS encoding PEGA domain-containing protein — protein MRSLKMAAVLRFLSSPRLILAGAVAALLLVPAAASAQGSGASPTAIREAEQRFEEGKTLFSQRKYADARLKFEQACAVHRTVNCPKNLGLAEFELGQYVEATTHLREFLQGIRVSGPAAAGLDADGVALIQKKYNEAFLRCGHLEVTAPAGASIVVEGRNLGTAPLRDTVDVPAGEHTVEAHTDAGILRQKVTVAQGEVAPVRLTDPNAGARVKVDGDSQRPDRPGHSSARTVTLVSLYGVAVLAAGAGIGLTLHAEARKGDADDRRGDLPSNGCTGVSSARCDDLRSLRDTYDTDKRWATVAFIGAGVFAAAATATFFLWPNTVSNERPAGKTTGRTAEGGVKGRVVPMLAPGLGGVGYAGTF, from the coding sequence GTGAGATCGCTCAAGATGGCGGCCGTGCTTCGTTTCTTATCGAGTCCTCGTCTCATTCTGGCCGGTGCCGTGGCGGCACTTCTTCTGGTCCCTGCAGCCGCATCCGCGCAGGGCAGCGGCGCGAGCCCAACGGCCATCCGTGAGGCCGAACAGCGCTTCGAAGAGGGCAAGACCCTTTTCTCGCAGCGCAAGTACGCCGATGCGCGTCTCAAGTTCGAGCAAGCGTGCGCCGTTCACCGCACGGTGAATTGCCCGAAGAATCTCGGCTTGGCCGAGTTCGAGCTGGGGCAGTACGTGGAGGCTACGACGCACTTGCGCGAGTTTTTGCAGGGCATTCGCGTCTCGGGTCCAGCCGCCGCCGGTCTCGATGCCGATGGCGTGGCTCTGATTCAGAAGAAGTACAACGAGGCGTTCTTGCGTTGCGGGCACCTCGAGGTGACTGCCCCTGCGGGCGCGAGCATCGTCGTCGAAGGCCGCAATCTCGGCACCGCCCCCCTGCGTGACACGGTCGACGTTCCGGCCGGCGAACACACCGTCGAAGCGCACACCGATGCCGGTATTTTGAGGCAAAAGGTAACGGTGGCCCAGGGCGAGGTCGCCCCCGTTCGCCTGACCGATCCCAACGCGGGGGCGCGCGTCAAAGTCGATGGGGACTCGCAGCGTCCCGATCGACCGGGGCATTCGAGCGCGAGGACGGTGACATTGGTTTCGCTGTACGGCGTTGCGGTGCTTGCCGCGGGCGCCGGCATTGGCCTGACGTTGCACGCCGAAGCCCGCAAGGGCGATGCCGACGACCGCCGCGGCGATCTGCCGAGCAACGGCTGCACGGGCGTGAGCTCCGCTCGATGCGACGACCTGCGGTCCCTGAGGGACACATACGACACGGACAAGCGATGGGCGACGGTGGCGTTCATCGGCGCCGGCGTCTTCGCCGCGGCGGCAACGGCCACGTTCTTCCTCTGGCCCAACACCGTGAGCAACGAGCGCCCCGCCGGTAAAACAACGGGTCGCACCGCCGAGGGCGGCGTGAAGGGCCGCGTGGTGCCGATGTTGGCCCCCGGCCTCGGCGGTGTGGGTTACGCCGGCACTTTTTGA
- a CDS encoding ribonuclease E inhibitor RraB, giving the protein MNFPDDADGNALRRIAEHSDLSNPMTIDFMIDVPSERAGHDVARCASARGYSTRVEYDEESERWTCYCTKSMLATYDAIVAAQTELGILSDEFGGCSDGWGTFGNSG; this is encoded by the coding sequence ATGAACTTCCCGGATGACGCCGACGGCAACGCACTTCGCAGGATTGCGGAGCACTCTGACCTTTCGAACCCGATGACCATCGACTTCATGATCGACGTGCCCAGCGAACGAGCGGGCCATGATGTCGCGCGTTGTGCAAGCGCACGAGGGTACAGCACGCGTGTCGAGTACGACGAAGAGAGCGAACGATGGACGTGTTACTGCACGAAATCCATGCTTGCCACGTACGACGCCATTGTCGCGGCCCAAACGGAATTGGGCATCCTAAGCGACGAATTCGGCGGGTGCTCCGACGGGTGGGGCACATTTGGAAACAGCGGGTGA
- a CDS encoding DUF4360 domain-containing protein encodes MNGHLVGCSMSSTPQDGTSPSQQPSSRFLHYLELYVPDQVTGEGKKYCAIRLRVHVPQGMTTATVEVKYGILDRFPRDTDQGDLDTGYLFQGNRLERDWHTFKGRGQGQYTSRIDVRSFALQPCGAYRYLNMCMWLSIDSARDSYVMVRTTEVTITTTDHFGWLPCPTK; translated from the coding sequence GTGAACGGGCATCTGGTCGGCTGCTCAATGTCATCAACGCCGCAAGACGGTACATCGCCCTCGCAACAACCGTCCTCGCGATTCCTGCACTATCTCGAGCTTTACGTGCCGGACCAAGTTACCGGCGAAGGAAAGAAGTATTGTGCCATTCGTCTTCGCGTCCATGTGCCCCAGGGAATGACAACGGCCACCGTGGAAGTGAAATACGGCATCCTCGACCGCTTTCCCCGTGACACGGATCAAGGAGACCTTGATACGGGGTACTTATTTCAGGGAAATCGCCTCGAGAGGGACTGGCATACGTTCAAGGGGAGAGGTCAAGGGCAATATACGAGCAGAATAGATGTGAGATCGTTCGCCCTCCAGCCATGCGGCGCGTATCGTTATTTGAATATGTGCATGTGGCTATCCATTGACTCGGCCAGGGACAGCTATGTCATGGTGCGCACTACTGAAGTCACCATCACCACGACGGACCATTTCGGCTGGCTTCCGTGTCCCACGAAATAG